Below is a genomic region from Shimia isoporae.
GACGCCAGCGCGACCGTGGATATCAAGGCTGATGATGACGCGATACGTGCGCTGATGCGCGACACCGCACTGGCCGCGATTGCCAATGATCCGGGTCTTGGCCTGAATTCTGCCGACAAACTGGAGCTTCTGGATACCGCTGGCAAACGGCTTTTGGGATCTCAGGATGCTCTGACACAAACCCGTTCAAGTCTTGGCTATGCGGAACAGAAAATCGGAATTTCCGAGACACAGAATGCGGCAACCCGCACGAGCCTGACGATGGCTCGGAATGAAATTACCACGGTCGACTCCACGGAAGTGGCCGGCCAATTCCAGGCTGCGCAGTACCAACTCGAGATGGTCTACACCATCACTGCACGGCTCAACAGCATGTCCCTAATGGATTACATGAGATGAAACTTCTCCTGAAAATCGCTCAAGTAATGAGCGTGCTGATCCTGCTGCCAGCTATGGCGATGGCGAATGAAATTCGCATCAAGGATCTGGTTGATTTCGACGGCGTACGCGGCAACGACCTTGTCGGCTACGGCCTTGTTGTGGGTCTGAACGGATCCGGTGACAGCCTGCGCAACGCCCCGTTTACCGAAGAAATCATGTCTAACATTCTGGAACGTCTGGGCGTCAACGTGACCGGCGAACAGTTGCGGCCCAAGAACGTGGCCGCCGTGTTTGTTACCGCCACCCTGCCTCCGTTTTCCCGTGCTGGATCGCAGATTGACGTGACCGTCTCTGCCATCGGCGACGCAGACAGTCTGCTTGGCGGTACGCTTGTCATGACACCTCTGAATGCGGCCGACGGTGAGATTTACGCTGTGGCACAGGGTACGATCATCGCAGGCGGTATTTCCGCTCAAGGTGATGGCGGCGGTGTCGTTCAGGGCGTACCAACGGCTGGCGTTGTGCCTTCGGGTGCGCGTGTTGAACGCGAGATCGACTTTGATTTCACATCGCTTACCAGCATGCGTCTGGCTCTGCGAGAACCTGACTTCACAACGGCAGGCCGGATCGAAAATGCAATCAACCGGAACTTTGGCCGTCAGGTCGCGTTGATGACCGATGCCGGCACGGTTCAGGTTGATATCCAGCGCACAGGACAGCCGACCGCCGCACACGCGCTCGGGCAGATCGAGAACATCCTTGTCGCGCCTCAACGCAAGGCACGCGTCGTCGTGGATCAACGCTCTGGCACCATCGTAATGGGCGAGGATGTGCGCATTTCCCGCGTGGCGGTATCGCAGGGCAACTTGACGCTGCGCATTCAGGAAACGCCGGTTGTGGTTCAACCCAACCCCTTTGCCAACGGGCAGACCGTGGTTGTGCCGCGCACAGATGCAGAAATCGACAAGGGGGAAGGTACCGGATTGGCTGAAGTGCCTGAGGGAACCTCGCTGTCGGAAGTCATCGCCGGCCTGAACGCTCTGGGCGTCGCGCCGCATGACATGATCGACATCCTGAAATCAATCAAAGCAGCGGGTGCGCTGCACGCAGAGTTTGTGGTGCGTTAAGCGCCGGGGATGTCTGGCGTCTGGGGAGTTGTCAGACGGGCGGTGCCAGAGATGGTGCCGCCCTTTTTTGTGACTTCAAGCTGGGCAGGAACCACGGGACCTGCGCGGCGAACATGTCGTTGGCAACCTCGTGCCGCTGGAAACGTTGGGCTTGGTGCCCTGATTGGTCGTGACCAGATGATGACCATCGGAAAAAGTGTGGCGCCCCTTTGGCAATGCGCAAGCCTGCCGCCCTAACAGGCGTTGGCCGGCCACCAGGCTGGCCGTCGGTGACCGCACGAACGCTCAGGGACCTTCGGCAGGCTGGGACGTTCAAGGTATCGCAGGCAGCCTCCTGTCGCGCGGCCGCCGATGAGCGGAAACGCCGACGCCTAGGGGGCACGGCAACAAAAAAGGCGACCCGTGAGGGCCGCCGTTTTTGAGAAGGTTGTGTGGCGAGTGCTAAAAGTAACTTCGCACAAGCGCGCTAGCGATAAGGCTCCAGCCGTCAGCCAGCACGAAGAAACTGAGCTTGAACGGAAGCGACACGATCGCTGGCGGCACCATCATCATCCCCATCGACATAAGCACCGCTGCGACCACGAGATCGATGATCAGGAACGGCAAGAAGATCAGGAAGCCGATTTGGAACGCTCGCGCCATTTCCGAAAGCATGAAGCTCGGCACCAGAACGGACAATGGAGCATCCGGTCCGGGCAAGGTTGCGGCTGCGTCAGGACGCAGCGCCGCCAAGGCCAGATACGTATCGGGATCCATGCGCTCGGACATGAATATGCGGAACGGACCGACCGTGCGTTCAAATGCCTGTTCGGCCGTGATCTGCTCTTCGAGCATGGGCGTCACGCCTTCTGTCCATGCCGCAGTAAACACCGGTTCCATAACAAAGAAGGTGAGGAACATCGCCAGCGAGACCAGCAACATGTTCGGTGGGGATGCCTGAAGACCGAGACCCTGCCTCAGAATAGACAGC
It encodes:
- a CDS encoding flagellar basal body P-ring protein FlgI, producing the protein MSVLILLPAMAMANEIRIKDLVDFDGVRGNDLVGYGLVVGLNGSGDSLRNAPFTEEIMSNILERLGVNVTGEQLRPKNVAAVFVTATLPPFSRAGSQIDVTVSAIGDADSLLGGTLVMTPLNAADGEIYAVAQGTIIAGGISAQGDGGGVVQGVPTAGVVPSGARVEREIDFDFTSLTSMRLALREPDFTTAGRIENAINRNFGRQVALMTDAGTVQVDIQRTGQPTAAHALGQIENILVAPQRKARVVVDQRSGTIVMGEDVRISRVAVSQGNLTLRIQETPVVVQPNPFANGQTVVVPRTDAEIDKGEGTGLAEVPEGTSLSEVIAGLNALGVAPHDMIDILKSIKAAGALHAEFVVR
- the fliP gene encoding flagellar type III secretion system pore protein FliP (The bacterial flagellar biogenesis protein FliP forms a type III secretion system (T3SS)-type pore required for flagellar assembly.), which codes for MRRAALLAVASILFIGFAVDPAMAQDTSLASSLEGSLTSRSIQIFLLLTVLSLAPGIAIMVTCFPFLITVLSILRQGLGLQASPPNMLLVSLAMFLTFFVMEPVFTAAWTEGVTPMLEEQITAEQAFERTVGPFRIFMSERMDPDTYLALAALRPDAAATLPGPDAPLSVLVPSFMLSEMARAFQIGFLIFLPFLIIDLVVAAVLMSMGMMMVPPAIVSLPFKLSFFVLADGWSLIASALVRSYF